A segment of the Methanomassiliicoccaceae archaeon DOK genome:
AGAACGCGATGAGGAACATGAACGCCTTCTTCTCGGATCTGGCGTTCCTGAGCGTCGCCGCCAGGAGCCTGAACGCGTTGAGGGAGGACTCCCTTCCCTCGACGTAGTGTGTCTGTCTGTACCTCCTGAGGAGGGGGACAGTGAACACGACCCACCATGCCGCGATTATGACCAGCGAGATCGTCATCGCCGTGCCCATCGTTATCCCGAACGACTCGCAGCCGAGGATCAGGACCAGGCAGACCACGAATGGGATGCAGCTCCCGATGTATCCCCAGGCGTACCCCAGGGCGGAGACGTTGTGCATGCTCTGAGGGGAGGACACATCTACCAGCATCGAGTCGTAGAACACGAGGCTCAGCGAGTACCCCAGTCTGGTTATCACGAGGACTATCAGGAACACCAGCCACTCGTTGACGAATCCCAGGGCGGCGCACCCTATGACGCCGACTGCCAGGACGCAGGAGAACATCCTGATCTTCATGCCCCTCCTGTCAGAGACGGCTCCAAGGAACGGCCCCAGGACGGCGCAGAGCACGGTGGCGATGGATGCGGCGTATCCCCAGTACGCCAGGTAGTCGACGGAGCTCAGCTCCTCGCCGGCTATCGAGTTGAAGTAGATCGGGATGATGGTGGACAGCATCAGCGTGAACGCCGAGTTGCCCACATCGTAGAGAACCCAGGACCTCTCGGTCCTGGTCAGCTTGAGTGACATCCCCGTCACTCCACGCCGAAGGTGCGGTCGAAGCGCGGGGGAAGCTCCTCCGTGCGACCGTCCAGATATCCGTGCAGGTCCCCGATCAGCTCCACGGCGAGACCGACCGCGCCGTCGTAGAGCTCCCTGAGCCTCGCGTTGCTCTCATCGCAGCGCGGGTCGCCCTCGGCGTTCAGCAGGAGGCCGATCATGTCGTCGTAGTTTCCGGACTTCTTCAGGGCCCTGATGACCAGACGTCTCTTCAGCCATCCGGGGCATACCAGGAGGCCGTTGTACTTCAGCATGTCCTCCAGGGCCGCCTTGACCTGATCGGGCGTCGTGTTGGGGAAGAACGCCGCTATGACTTCTGAGTTCTCCGCAGTCGGATGTATGTGCGGGACGAGGTTCTGCCTCACGGGGTCCTTGCCGTCCTCGACCAGCAGCATCCTGTCGAACTCGCCCTCGATCTTTGTGTGGGCGATGCCGCTCTGGTTTATCCTGTCCTCGATGTACGGGTGGCACTCGCTGTCCAGGGCGAAGTGGCATATGAACCCGTAGAGGTACGATTCCCCGGCCCCGCGATCCCCGACTCCTGAGATGCGTTCGCGGGCAGGACCGAAGAACTCCCTTCCGGGTCTGTCATGCATGGAGAACCCGATCTGGCTGACGGGGTTCCTGTGCAGGGCGTCGTAGTAGAACAGGATGTCCGGGCCGTGGAGGCCGATGTCGTACAGCTCCCTGTGAGCCTCGATCACCGAGCGTAGGTCGGGGTCCAGTCTCTCTAGGACCTCTTTCCCGAATCTGTAGTGCGCGTATGTGGACGGCATGTGAATCACTGGGTGTCTGATTACGCTCAAAGTGCGGTACGATATGATGACTGTCGAATGACGATATATCTGGCTAGGGAGCCTATATAGACGGCTTGATAAAAAGGAAGGGGTTTGTACCCGGATCACTGGCCGAAGTATCCGCGGACCTCTGCCATGCGGGCCACTTGGTCCACATGGAACGGACAGGTGTCGTTGCAGTGTCCGCACCCCGTGCAGGCGTCGGCCTTCACCGCCAGTCCCGCATAGTGCTCCGACGCCAGGGCGTCCCCGGCCCTGGCCAGGTCGTAGTACTTGTTGACCAGGCCTATGTCTAGCCCGGCCGGGCATGGGCGGCAGTGGTTGCAGTACACGCATCTTCCTTCCGCCTCGGGCGGGGTGAACGACCCTATGACGGAGTAGTCCCTGTCATCGGGCGTCGAATCCAGGTACGCCAGCGCAGAGCGCAGGTCGTCGCGGTTCCTCACACCGGCCAGGACGGTGACGACGCCTGGCTTGTCCAGGGCGTACTGGATGCACTGGGTGGCGGTCAGGGCCCTGCCGAAGGGCGAGATCTTCGCGTCGGTGAGCTGACCGCCTCCGAACGCCTTCATGACGGAGATCCCGACACCGTCGGATTCGCATCTGCGGTAAAGCTCCGACCTCTCGCCGATCTCGCCGTAGGCGAACTCCCCCTGCTTCCAGTCGTACGCGGGGTTGATGCTGAACATGACCATGTCTATGATTCCCGAGTCCAACGCCTTCTGGGCGACGGATGGGGTGTGGGTGGAGATGCCTATGTGGTGAACGGCCCCCTCGTCCTTCAGCTCCTGGATGTACCCGACTATGCCCCCGTCCCACTCGTCGTCAAGCTCCGAGAGACTGTCGATGCAGTGTATGAAGCCGTAGTCGATGTAGTCCGTGCCGACCTTGGACATCTGCCACTTTATCGACTTCCTGACGTTGTCCAGGCCGTAGACCCTGCCGTACTCGCCGGTGGCGTAGTCGGCCCCGAAGTGCATCTGGAGCATGGCCTCCTCGCGCCTTCCCTTCAGGGCCTCTCCGAAAGCGCCGAAGGTCATGCCGGTGGCTGATGCCAGGTCGAAGTAGTTCACGCCGGAGTCCAGCGCGAGCTCCACCGTCCTCCTGGTCTCCTCGGCCCCGGCCTCCCCGTTGGAGCTGGTGCCCATGCCTATGATGCCGACCTCGTCCCCGGTCCTGGCAACCTTTCTGTACAGCATTTCGGCCATGACTCACGCCCCGAGCTTCTGGGCGAAGTCCTTCATGATCCCGGGGATGTCGATCTGTTGCGGGCAGACATCGGCGCACTTGCCGCATCCGATGCACGCGGAGGGCTGTCTGTCCGCGGGGACCGCTGCAAGGGCCATCGGTGCGATGAATCCTCCTCCGGTGAACACGTGCTCGTTGTAGAGCTCGATCATGCGCGGGATGTCTATGCCCTTGGGGCAGTGGCTGAGGCAGTACTTGCAGGCGGTGCACGGTGCGGATTTCGCATCCACCATGTTCCTCGCGAGCGAGATGAGCCCCTCCATCTCCTTGCCGTCCAGCGGCCTGTCCTCTTCGCAGATGGCTATGTTCTGCCTCATCTGCTCCATGTTGGAGGAGCCGGAGAGGACCATGGTAACCTCTGGAATGGACTGGAGGAACCTGAACGCCCAGGCCACGGGGGCCTCGTCGGGCCTCATCGCCCTCAGGACGGCGGCCTCGGGGTCCGTGAGGTTCGCCAGGCGTCCTCCGCGGACCGGTTCCATCACCCAGCACGGTATGCCCATGCTTCTCAGGAGCTCGATCTTGGCCTTCGCGTCCTGGAACTCCCAGTCCACGTAGTTGAGCTGGACCTGGCAGAACTCCATGTCCTTCCCGTAGGCGTCCAGGAAGCGCTTCATGACCTCGAAGCTCCCGTGGACAGAGAATCCGAGGTGGGTTATCCTCCCGTTCCTCTTCTGCTCCATGAGGTAGTCGTGGATCCCGTACTTCGGATCCAGGTAGGAGTCGATGTTCAGCTCGCAGACGTTGTGGAACAGGTAGAAGTCGAAGTGGTCCACTCCGCATTTCCTCAGCTGCTCCTCGAAAATCTCCTCGACCTTGTCCATGTTTGACAGGTCGTAGCCGGGGAACTTGTCCGCCAGGTAGTAACTCTCGCGGGGATAGCGGGCCAGGGCCCTCCCCATGACTGTCTCGGAGTTGCCGCCGTGGTATCCCCAGGCGGTGTCATAGTAGTTGACCCCGTGCTCCATCGCGTAGTCCACCATCTCGAACGTCGCGGACTCGTCGATCCTGGAGTCGTCGCCCTCGACGACGGGCAGACGCATCGCGCCCATCCCGTACAGCGAGATCTTCTTTCCCTTGAAATCCCTGTATATCATTTCCAGAGCCCCTTTCCTTGATGTTCATGATGCAGTCAAGGTAGATAAATAATCTGGAGTTAAATCAAACATAAAGAACAATGTGCCAGACGTCAGAAAAGCATCACAATTCGTCCCAGGATCGCCGGGGGAACGAGGTCTCGGAAACGCACGTGCGCGCCCGTCCCTTCGCGCGTTAACTATAAGACAGGAGTGACGCATTGAGCGCCAGGTGCTAAAATGACTGCGAAGCTCATCCTCGGCAAGGAGGTCTCTGAGGAGATTTACGGGGAGCTCAGACAGAGAATCGGGGCCTTGAAGGCCAAGGGCGTGACGCCGGGCCTGGCAGTGGTCCTCGTGGGGGACGACCCGGCCTCGCAGGTGTACGTCAGGAAGAAGGGCGAGATGTGCGAGGAGCTCGGGATGAGGTCCCTGACCGTCAGGATGCCCGAGGAGACCACGCAGGAGGAGCTTCTGAGCAAGGTCGCGGAGCTCAACGCCGACCCGTCCATACACGGGTTCCTGGTGCAGCTTCCGCTGCCAGACCACATCGACGAGGAGGCCGTGATCAACGCCATCGATCCGGCGAAGGACGTCGACTGCTTCCACCCGTCGAACGTGGGGAGGATGCTCATCGGCGACCCGGACTTCCTCCCGGCAACCCCTGCCGGAGTCCAGCAGATGCTGGTCAGGTCCGGCGTCGAGACCGCCGGCAAGCACGTCGTAGTGGTGGGGAGGAGCAACATCGTGGGCAAGCCCATGGCCGCGATGATGGTGCAGAAGGGCCAGGGTGCGAACTCGACCGTGACGGTCGTCCACTCGAGGACCAGGAACCTGGCCGAGATCACGTCCACCGCCGACATCCTCATCGTGGCGATCGGGAAGCCCCGCTTCGTCACCGCAGACATGGTGAAGGAGGGCGCCGTGGTCATAGATGTGGGCACCAACAGGGTCTCCGACCCCACGCATCCCAAGGGAAGCAGGCTGGTCGGGGACGTGGATTTCGAAGAGGTCTCCGAGAAGGCCTCGTACATCACGCCCGTTCCGGGCGGAGTGGGCCCCATGACCATATGCATGCTCATGGCCAACGCCGTCAGGGCCGCGGAGAAGGTGGTCGGATGATAAGGGAATGCGAGGAGCACGGATATTTCAGAGACGAGAGGTGCCCGTACTGCGGGGAGGAGGGCAAGTTCATCATGTCCGACTACGAGGTCGAGAAGATCGGGAGGACACTTGCCGCAATCCTGAGGCACGGGAAGTTCGGGCTCGAGATGGATTCCCAGGGCAACGTCAGCCTGAGGGACGTCATGGCGAAGATCCGCGAGCGCAACCCCCGCATGAACTGGCTCAGGTCCAGGCACATCGAGGCCCTCGTCGAGACCGACCCGAAGGGGAGGTACGTGATCTCAGGGGGGAAGATCCGCGCCACGTACGGCCACACCATACCCCTCGACATAAAGCTTGACTGCGAGAACATACCCGACGAGCTGTTCTACCCCGCCACCCAGGAGGAGGCGGAGCTCCTGCTCGAGTCGGGGATATTCCCGTCGGACCGCGCCATGGTCCACCTGTCCCTGACCTACAGGGACGCACTCAGGGCCGGTTCCGTCAGGACTGAGGATCCTGTGATCCTCGTGATCGACACGGGAGTCTGCATGGAGCTCGGTTCCGACATAGGGAAGGCCGCCAGGACGGTGTACCTGTGCAGGAGCGTCCCCGCCGATGCGATCGACATCGCGGATCCGGAGGATTGGGACACAGAGGGAGATGATTGAGATGGTACAGATTCTGAGACCGGACGAGGTCCGTGAGAAATACGGCCCCATGTTCTGCCGTGGGTTCTACACCCTCGTCGATGAGGAGCACGGCAGGGCCCAGATCATCGAGAAATGCATGGCCAAGGGTCCCGGTGAGTGGGACATCGTGAACAGGCGCCGCACGAAGGGCGTCATCGAGAACATCCGCATGGAGTCCAACATGCTCGTCATGGACACGATAATCGGCGAGAGGGAACTGAACTTCGGTCCCGTCGCATCCCACGTCGGGGGCCAGGGCCTCAAGGCACTGAAGGTCGAGGGGGACGAGGTCCGCACGACCTGGTACGGCATAGCCGGGGCATCCGTCGGCATCGGGGCCTGCATCCCGCAGTGCCCGGACGTCATACGCACGGAGTACCCGGACGACTTCACGATCGGTGGCGCCCACAGGGCGCACGTGGACATAATCACCCCGAAGCTCGTCCGCGTGATCATAGGTATAGACGACACCGACACCAAGGAGAAGGGCGCGTCCTGGGTGGCGTCGCTCAAACTCGGGATGTCGTGTCCCATCGGCCACTTCATCGAGCACAAGATCATACAGCTCAATCCGGAGGTCCCCAACAAGACCACCAACTGCTGCTCGACAGCAGTGTCCTTCGCCGTGAGCGAGAGGGAGATCCCGGCGCTCATAGAGTACGCTGTCGACTTCATCAGGAAGGAGTCGTACTCCGAGGACGCCGTGATCACGGTCTACCAGGGTCTGGAGGTGCCGGAGAAGCTCAGGGACTTCGGTTGGAGCTGCAAGTCCGTCCTGTACACCCCCGCCGATGCCATGCGCGTCGCCGAGGAGAACGGCGTCCAGATCATCAGCGTCACCGGCATGAAGGGCGTCATTGGCGCGGTCGCCGCCATAGGGTGCTTCGACCTCGGCGAGAAATCCGCGGGAATCCCCGAGGACTTCGAGTGATCTCATGGAAGTGCCCCGCATAATCACAGACAGGGCATATTCGACGTACGAGTCCCTGATCGAGAAGGAGGTGGCCTCGGGCGTGATGCCCAGGCACATCGCCATAATCATGGACGGGAACCGCAGGTACGCATCGGAGGTGCTTGGCACTGAGCCGATGGAGGGCCACAAGCTCGGCCGTGAGAAGCTGGACGAGGTCCTGCACTGGTGCCTGGACCTCAACATCCACATACTGACGGTCTACGCCTTCTCCACGGAGAACTTCAACCGCGAGAAGGACGAGGTGGACTACCTCATGGAGCTGCTGGAGCAGGCCCTGTACGACTTCGCCGACGACCCCGAGGTCCACAGGCATCATGTCGCCATCAACGTGATCGGCGACCCGAGCATGCTGCCTGACGGAGTGATCGAGGCCATGGAGTACGCCAGGTCCCGCACCGCGGGGTACAAGGACAACTGCCTTAACATGGCCATCGCGTACAGCGGCAGGCAGGACATCGCCAACGCAGTCAGGATGATCGCGAAGGACGCGGTCGACGGCAAGATCTCCGTCGACGACATAGACGAGTCGACGGTCTCCGAGTACATCTCCACCACGGGTCTGCCCGACCCAGACCTGGTGCTCCGCACATCCGGTGAGATCAGGATCTCCAACTTCCTCCTCTGGCAGATGGCGTACTCGGAGCTGTACTTCGCGGACGTCTACTGGCCCGGGTTCAGGCACATCGACTTCCTCAGGGCCATAAGGACGTACCAGCAGCGCACGAGGCGCTTCGGGAAGTGAGATCATGGGATCGGACATAATATTCCTCCATGCACCCAGTGTTTACGATTTCAGGAAGAAGCCCATATTCTACGGGCCTGTCAGCGACGTGATCCCCTCCTCGCCGGTGTTCGAGATGTACCCGATGGGTTTCATGACGATATCCTCCCATCTGGAGGCGGCAGGATTCAGGACCCGCATCGTCAACATCGCGGTGCAGATGCTCCAGAGCGAGAGGTTCGACGCCGAGGAGAGGATAAGGAAGCTCGACGCAGACGTCTTCGCCATCGACCTCCACTGGATGCCCCACGCCCACGGGGCTATAGAGCTTGCGAAGATTGTCAAGAAGCACCATCCGGAGGCCAAGGTCGAGTTCGGGGGACTCACGTCCTCGTACTTCTACGAGGAGCTCATCCAGCGCCCGGAGGTCGACTTGGTTATGAGAGGGGACACGACGGAGGTCCCGACCGTCATGATGATGGAGGCCCTCCAGAGGGGAGGGGACCTGTCGAAGGTCCCGAACCTGGTCTGGAAGGATTCAGACGGGAGGATCCACGACAACGGCCTCACGTACTCCCTGGAGAGTCTGGACGAGGTCATGTTCGACTACGGGACCATGATCAAGGGGGTCCTTCGCAACAGGGACATCTCCGGAGCGCTGCCGTGGTTCGGCTGGGACAAGCTCCCCCTGACCTCGGTGTTCACCGTGAGGGGGTGCAGCGTCAACTGCGCAGAGTGCGGAGGCTCGCACTTCGCCAACGGCCGTGTCGTCTGCAGACGCAGGCCCGCTTTCAGGAGCCCGGAGAAGCTCGCGGAGGACATCGACCTCATCCAGTCATACCTGGACACGCCCGTGTTCATCGTCGGCGACCTCAGACAGCAGAGCCAGGACTACGCCGACAGGTTCCTGAGGGAGTGCAAGGAGAGGCGCATCAAGAACCACGTCGTCATCGAGCTCTTCAACGGAGCGGGCGACGAGTACTTCCAGAAGATCGACAAGTCGCTGGAGGGCGGGTGGTCCATAGAGTTCTCTCCCGACTCCCACGACGAGAAGGTCAGGCTGGCCCTCGGCAAAGGGTACACCAACGAGGCGATAGAGAGGACGATCCCGGCGGCGTTCAGGAACGGATGCTTCAGGTTCGACCTGTTCTACATGAACGGTCTCCCGTTCCAGGACCGTGAGTCCGCCATGGACAGCGTCAGGGCGTCCAGGAGGCTCTGGGGCCTTGTCGGCAGGGATGACGGCCTCTTCATCTACAACGCCCCCTTCGCGCCTTTCGTGGATCCCGGCAGCAGGGTCTTCGAGGAGCCGGAGAAGTGGGGATACACGCTCAGGGCCCGCACCCTGGAGGAGCACAGGTTGCTGCTGGACAACCCGTCGTGGAAGCACGTCCTGTCCTACGAGACCAAGTGGATGACGCGCGACGACGTGGCGGAGATCTCGTACGATGCCGCCGTGGAGCTCGCCAGGAGCGAGCACGACGCCGGCCGCATAGACGACGAGGCGATGAGCCAGCGCATAGAGAGGACCGAGTTCGCACGCTCGCTGATGCACAAGGTGGACGAGATCATGGCCATCCCCGATCCAGAGGAGAGGGAGGCCCGTCTCTGGGAGACGAAGGAGGAGGGCACGCGGATGATGAACTCGACCGTGTGCAACAAGAAGGACCTCGACTGGGAGGCCGGGTCCATCTGGTCCAACGGCCCCCGTGTCGTGGCGGGGCTTCTGAAGTCGACGTTCAGGCGTCACTGACCCCTGCTCATCTCGCGGGACTTCTCGATGGTGGAGTCCACCGCGGCGATCATCGCCGCACGGAGGCCCATGTCCTCGGCCGCACGGACGCCCACGATCGTTGTTCCGCCCGGGGAGCAGACCTCGTCTCTCAACACGTCCGGGTGCCTTCCGGTTTCAAGAACCATCTTCGCGGCCCCGAGCATCGACTGCGCCGCCAACCTTGTCGAGTCGGCCCTCGACAGTCCGTTCAGCACGCCGGCGTCCGCCATGGCGTCGATGACGAGGTACAGGAATGCGGGGGAGCTCCCTGCGATGCCCGTTATGGCGTCCATGTACTCCTCCCCTACCTCCACAGCGAGGCCGACGGAACCGAGGATGTCGGCGACGGCGGCCTTGTCCGCATCGGTGACGGAGGGGTCGCAGCAATATCCCATGGCACCTTCGAGGACCATGCAGCAGTGGTTGGGCATGACCCTGATGTTCTTCGCATCTGGCACATATGCCCTGAGCTTCTCCAGCGTGAGTCCGGCGACGATGCTGATCAGGACCTTCCCGCCCAGGTCGAGGCCTTCGGCGAACACCTCGGGCACCTGCTTGGGTTTCACGGCGAGGACGACGATGTCCGCTTCGGAGCAGACCTCCTTGGCAGTTCCGAGGACCCTGATCTCGTAGGTCCGGGAGACCCTCTTGCGGGTGGACTCGTGGGGAGCGCATGCGATGATGCCATCCCTGTCGAAAACGTTCTTCGCTATCAGGCCCCCGATCAGGGCCTCCGCCATCTTGCCTGCGCCTATGAATCCTATGCCCGCGGACATGTCAGAGGAATCCGGATGCCCGTTGATAAATGCTCGGAAATCCGTGTTCTCAGAGGGCTACTTCTATTTATATGCGCGCTGTGGAAGCTTTATGTACTAACAAAACATCGCCGAGAATCAATGTCACTAATTGTGTACTACATGCCATTAGCGATAGTGAGCGTTATCGCGCTCGGTTTCGCTCCGCTGGCATGGTGGGCATCGAGGTTCGTCCGGCCCAAGAAACCCACTCAGTGGATGGAGACAACCTATGAGTGCGGTTCAGAACCCATTGGAGTAGCCCAGGTGCAGTTCAGGTTCCAATACTACACTTTTGCACTGATTTTTGTCGTCTTTGACCTGGTTGCAACCTTCCTGATGATCTGGGCAGTCGCGTTCTCTGGACTTTCAGTGACCGCGCAGCTCATGATGATGCTGTTCTTCGGGATTCTGATTCTTGGTGTCGCATATTCCTTGAAAAAGGAGGATTACGTATGGATATGAGCCTCTACCCCCATGCGGTTGCAATGAGTGCTGACGAGTTCATGTCATGGTCTGACGCCATGATTAATGACCTCCTCAGCTCTGGAACCAAAAAGACAGTGGACGAGCTCACAGGACCCATCTGGTCCTGGGCGATGAAGAACTCCATGCACCCCCTTCACTGGGGACTCGCATGCTGCGCTCTCGAGATGGCGGCGGCTTCCGCCCCCAGGTACGACGCAGAGCGTTACGGTATGATCTACCGTTCATCCCCCAGGCAGACCGATATCCTGCTGGTCAACGGCTGGATCTCCAAGAAGATCCGTCCCGACCTCAGGCGTCTCTACGAGCAGATCCCCAACCCGAAATGGGTCGTGGCGATGGGCGAGTGCGCCATCTCCGGAGGACCCTGGTACGACTCCTACAACACAGTTCAGGGTCTGGACCAGATCGTCCCCGTGGATGTCTACATCCCCGGATGCCCCGCTCGTCCCGATGCGATGATTGATGGATTCATGCTTCTCCAGAAGAAGATCGAGAGCTACTTCAGGAGAGGAGCATTCCTGGAGGACTGAGCATGGACACAGAAGCCGTGTACCAGAGTCCCTCCGAGGAAGAGGTCAAGACCCTCCTCACCGAGAAGTTCCCCGAGGTCGAGGTCACCAGGACCGAGGCCCGCAGGGTGTACGCCAAACTCCCGAGGGAGAAGGTCCTTGAGGTGTGCAAGTACATTCAGCACAACCTGACCTTCGAGCACTGCTCCACCGTCATCGGAGTGGACTACGTCGACCACATGACTGTGGTCTACCACCTGTCCAACTACTACAACGGACTCATGATCGAGCTTTCCACAGACCTTCCCGCAGACGACCTCCATGTGGAGTCGGTGACATGCGTCTGGGAAGGAGCCAACTGGCACGAGAGGGAGACCTGGGAGCTCTTCGGAATCGTCTTCGACAACCACCCCAAGCTGGAGAGGCTGCTGACTCCGAAGACCTACGAGTTCTTCCCCTTCAGGAAATCATACAAACTCAGGGGGAGTGAGTGATGGCTGACTCGTTAGTTCCCGTTAAAGAATTGGAAGAGAAGATGGAAACCGACAAGATGTGGATCATCATGGGTCCGCAGCACCCGTTCTCCCACGGTCTCTGGACCCTCAAGATCCAGGTCGACGGAGAGATCGTCACGGACGCAGAGCCCATCGTCGGTTACCTCCACCGTGGCTGGGAGAAGGAGGCCGAGAACAGGATCTACCCCAAGATCATTCCCATGGCCGACCGTCTCTGCTACGCCGCGTCGATGACCTACACCCACCTCTACTGCATGACTGTGGAGAAGGCTCTGGGAATCGACATCCCCGAGAAGGCGAAGTACATCAGGATCGTGGCCGACGAGGTGTGCAGGATCAACTCCCATCTCATGTGGCTCGCGGCCGTCGGTACCGACCTCGGAAACCTGACCGTGTTCCTCTGGGCCATGAGGGAGAGGGAGTACTTCCTCGACCTGAACGTCAAGCTCTGCGGAGCCAGGATGACCACCAACTACCCGCGTATCGGCGGAGTCAGGAACGACCTGACCGAGCTGTTCGACAGGGACATCATCCGCACCGTGGACCGCTTCGAGAAGGCCATGTGGGACATCATCGATCTGATGGACGAGAGCTCAATCATCGTCTCCAGGATGAAAGGCGTGAGCTACATCTCGCGCGAGCAGTGCGCCAACATCGGAATGACCGGTCCCGCCATGAGGGGCTGCGGCGTCGACTTCGATATCCGCCGTGACGACCCCTATGACAACTACGACAAGGTCGACTTCGAGGTTCCCGTGCTGACCGAGGGAGACTCCTACGCCAGGTACATGATCCGTATCGAGGAGATGTTCCAGTCCTGCGAGATTATCAGGCAGGCGGTCCAGAAGATCAGGGCGCTCGGAAAGAACGCCCCCTACAGGCTCAAGACCCCCACAAAGGTCCCCGCAGGAACTGCCTTCATGAGGATGGAGGACCCCCGCGGAGAGTCTCTCATGTACCTCGTCTCCGACGGAACCGACAAGCCCTACAGGCTCAAGGTCCGCAGTCCGATCTTTACGAACGTATCCACATCCAAGGTAATGTGTCAGGGATGCAGGATCGCCGATGTTCCGGCCATCCTCGCCCAGATCGACATGTGCCTCGGAGAGACTGACAGGTGAGTATGGTGTACACGTACGACAGCATACTGAACTTCATCAACTTCCACACGGACATCATGTCGAACGCGTATTACCCGTTCGAGACGTTCAACCTGCCCTATGCGGTGTCCTACGGCCTGTGGGAGATCATCGGAGGAGC
Coding sequences within it:
- the ndhC gene encoding NAD(P)H-quinone oxidoreductase subunit 3 encodes the protein MPLAIVSVIALGFAPLAWWASRFVRPKKPTQWMETTYECGSEPIGVAQVQFRFQYYTFALIFVVFDLVATFLMIWAVAFSGLSVTAQLMMMLFFGILILGVAYSLKKEDYVWI
- a CDS encoding NADH-quinone oxidoreductase subunit B; translated protein: MDMSLYPHAVAMSADEFMSWSDAMINDLLSSGTKKTVDELTGPIWSWAMKNSMHPLHWGLACCALEMAAASAPRYDAERYGMIYRSSPRQTDILLVNGWISKKIRPDLRRLYEQIPNPKWVVAMGECAISGGPWYDSYNTVQGLDQIVPVDVYIPGCPARPDAMIDGFMLLQKKIESYFRRGAFLED
- a CDS encoding NADH:ubiquinone oxidoreductase subunit → MDTEAVYQSPSEEEVKTLLTEKFPEVEVTRTEARRVYAKLPREKVLEVCKYIQHNLTFEHCSTVIGVDYVDHMTVVYHLSNYYNGLMIELSTDLPADDLHVESVTCVWEGANWHERETWELFGIVFDNHPKLERLLTPKTYEFFPFRKSYKLRGSE
- a CDS encoding NADH-quinone oxidoreductase subunit D encodes the protein MADSLVPVKELEEKMETDKMWIIMGPQHPFSHGLWTLKIQVDGEIVTDAEPIVGYLHRGWEKEAENRIYPKIIPMADRLCYAASMTYTHLYCMTVEKALGIDIPEKAKYIRIVADEVCRINSHLMWLAAVGTDLGNLTVFLWAMREREYFLDLNVKLCGARMTTNYPRIGGVRNDLTELFDRDIIRTVDRFEKAMWDIIDLMDESSIIVSRMKGVSYISREQCANIGMTGPAMRGCGVDFDIRRDDPYDNYDKVDFEVPVLTEGDSYARYMIRIEEMFQSCEIIRQAVQKIRALGKNAPYRLKTPTKVPAGTAFMRMEDPRGESLMYLVSDGTDKPYRLKVRSPIFTNVSTSKVMCQGCRIADVPAILAQIDMCLGETDR